The proteins below come from a single Candidatus Cloacimonadota bacterium genomic window:
- the phnC gene encoding phosphonate ABC transporter ATP-binding protein, with product MKNIVKISGLHKVYASGTHALKGINLNVKEGEFCILLGLSGSGKSTLLRCMNKLIDSTSGEIEVCEGDVVKANGKELRHIRRQIGMIFQQFNLIKNVSVLTNVLSGKLGYVSLSHSVTFSYHKADINIAMENLKRVGLKKFAHQKVKNLSGGQQQRVAIARALMQNPRIILADEPVASLDPATADSVMKYLGELNKNDNMTVLCSLHFLSLARKYGTRVVALKDGEIVYEGTPKEIDETKFKEIYGEDAEEVEIK from the coding sequence ATGAAAAATATAGTAAAAATATCAGGCCTGCACAAAGTTTATGCAAGTGGCACCCATGCACTAAAAGGCATAAATCTGAATGTAAAAGAAGGAGAATTCTGTATTCTTCTGGGGCTTTCCGGTTCAGGAAAATCCACTCTTCTTCGCTGTATGAATAAACTGATAGACTCAACTTCAGGAGAAATTGAGGTCTGTGAAGGTGATGTCGTAAAAGCAAATGGCAAAGAATTAAGGCATATTCGTCGCCAGATCGGAATGATCTTCCAGCAGTTCAATCTGATCAAGAATGTAAGTGTTCTTACCAATGTGCTCAGCGGCAAGCTGGGATATGTTTCGCTGTCTCATTCAGTTACTTTTTCCTACCACAAAGCAGACATTAATATTGCCATGGAAAACCTGAAAAGAGTAGGATTGAAAAAATTTGCTCATCAGAAAGTGAAGAATTTGAGTGGTGGTCAGCAGCAGAGAGTGGCAATTGCCCGTGCATTGATGCAGAATCCACGCATAATTTTGGCAGATGAACCAGTTGCCAGCCTCGATCCTGCCACAGCAGATTCGGTGATGAAATATCTGGGAGAATTAAACAAAAATGATAACATGACAGTTCTCTGTTCCTTGCATTTTCTCAGTTTAGCCCGCAAATATGGCACCAGAGTTGTTGCCCTGAAAGACGGTGAAATTGTTTATGAAGGAACTCCCAAAGAAATCGATGAAACAAAATTCAAAGAAATATATGGTGAAGATGCGGAAGAGGTGGAAATCAAATGA
- the phnE gene encoding phosphonate ABC transporter, permease protein PhnE — translation MKNINNNIKALVTDLLFWIYLFGCIFYLLNNWFELELNALIILPVGFVLTLIFFFLKMSIGSKVHLEIKSSAKWYKSFWGWSLVFMLLVTFVVGWNLVEVNPYKFFTKFGNAKGIMSGIFDPNFDILSMSLAALAETIYLALLATLFAIPFAFVLSFFAARNLMPKTLLGNAVYIIIRTVATLFRSIEAIVWAIIFSVWVGIGPFAGMLALMIHSIAALTKLYSEQIENIDDGPVEAIKATGATTLQVWIFAVIPQIISPYLAFTIYRWDINVRMATIVGFVGGGGIGLLLLQQQQLLRWHNVGLIIWLIAAVVWIMDMTSAKVREKLVEL, via the coding sequence ATGAAAAATATTAATAATAATATAAAAGCTCTTGTTACCGATCTACTTTTTTGGATCTATCTGTTTGGATGTATTTTTTATCTGTTGAATAACTGGTTTGAATTAGAGTTGAATGCATTGATCATTTTGCCGGTTGGTTTTGTATTAACTTTGATCTTTTTCTTCTTAAAAATGTCTATTGGTTCGAAAGTGCATTTAGAAATAAAAAGTTCGGCAAAATGGTATAAAAGTTTCTGGGGCTGGTCTTTGGTTTTTATGCTTCTTGTTACTTTTGTAGTGGGTTGGAACCTGGTAGAAGTAAATCCCTATAAATTTTTCACAAAATTTGGGAATGCAAAAGGTATTATGTCAGGAATTTTTGATCCTAATTTCGATATTCTTTCAATGAGTTTAGCAGCTTTGGCAGAAACGATCTACCTGGCTTTGCTGGCAACTTTATTTGCCATTCCTTTTGCCTTTGTTCTCAGTTTCTTTGCAGCCCGAAACTTGATGCCCAAAACGTTGCTGGGCAATGCAGTTTACATTATAATTCGCACAGTTGCTACGTTGTTCCGTTCAATAGAGGCTATCGTCTGGGCGATTATTTTCAGTGTCTGGGTAGGAATTGGTCCTTTTGCGGGAATGCTGGCTCTGATGATTCATTCAATTGCAGCACTAACCAAACTATATTCCGAGCAAATAGAAAATATCGATGATGGACCGGTGGAAGCGATCAAGGCAACCGGCGCCACAACTTTACAGGTCTGGATTTTTGCAGTCATTCCGCAGATCATCTCGCCATATCTGGCTTTCACAATTTACCGCTGGGACATCAACGTGCGAATGGCAACGATCGTTGGTTTTGTTGGTGGTGGCGGTATAGGATTGCTGTTATTGCAACAGCAGCAGCTACTGCGTTGGCACAATGTAGGACTTATCATCTGGCTCATTGCAGCAGTTGTATGGATAATGGATATGACCAGCGCCAAAGTGCGTGAAAAACTTGTGGAATTATAA
- a CDS encoding HAD family phosphatase encodes MKYKAVIFDLDGTLIDSMGIWLEVDKEYLIKRNIPVPDDLFQDVPEGNSYKEICQYFKDKFNLPDSIEEIGREWQEMVEKHYKTEITLKSDAHELIGFLHSQNIKLGIGTSNNKHLAETVLQANEVLHYFDCIVAGCEDIKGKPFPDIFLQAAQQLRIDPVDCLVIEDTLHGVRAAHNGGMEAFAIFDDNETHEVEKLKKEAEFYAENFGEILEKLTLNLR; translated from the coding sequence ATGAAATACAAAGCTGTAATTTTTGATCTGGACGGCACCCTCATCGATTCGATGGGCATCTGGCTGGAGGTCGATAAAGAATACCTGATAAAAAGAAATATTCCGGTTCCTGACGACCTGTTTCAGGATGTGCCGGAAGGTAACAGCTACAAAGAGATTTGTCAGTACTTCAAAGATAAATTCAATCTGCCGGATTCGATTGAAGAAATCGGTAGAGAATGGCAGGAAATGGTGGAAAAGCATTACAAAACCGAGATCACCTTAAAATCTGATGCTCATGAGTTGATCGGATTTCTACATTCACAGAATATAAAATTGGGAATCGGAACCAGCAACAACAAACATCTGGCAGAAACTGTTTTACAGGCAAATGAAGTGCTGCATTATTTCGATTGCATTGTAGCCGGATGTGAAGATATCAAAGGAAAACCATTTCCTGATATTTTCCTGCAAGCGGCTCAGCAGTTAAGGATCGATCCCGTTGACTGCCTGGTAATCGAAGATACATTACATGGCGTTCGGGCAGCTCATAATGGCGGCATGGAAGCATTTGCCATCTTTGATGATAATGAAACACACGAAGTGGAAAAGCTGAAAAAGGAAGCTGAATTTTATGCAGAAAATTTCGGTGAGATTCTGGAAAAACTTACCCTCAATCTTCGCTGA